A stretch of Desulfitobacterium dichloroeliminans LMG P-21439 DNA encodes these proteins:
- a CDS encoding electron transfer flavoprotein subunit alpha/FixB family protein produces MPKGILVVLEQYNGELRKVSLELLSEGRRLADASGLTLTGALLGQGVKDLASVAASHGADRVIVVEDVALKDYTTGAYTSVLNRIIRQEDPEVVFIGNTGMGRDLAPRLAQRLGVGSASDCVAVTVDSTYKLIFRRPIYAGKAYAEVATEARPILATIRPNSFSISASSPDRQAEVVEETATIDANDLQAIVKEVVRQASSRPELTDANIIVSGGRAMKNAENFQLLEELADTIGAAIGASRAAVDSGYREYKYQVGQTGKTVAPTLYIACGISGAIQHLAGMGSSKVIVAINKDPEANIFTVADYGIVGDLYEIVPLLTEEFKKQLA; encoded by the coding sequence ATGCCTAAGGGAATTTTAGTTGTACTTGAGCAGTATAACGGGGAGCTTCGCAAGGTTTCCTTGGAGCTTTTAAGCGAAGGAAGACGTTTGGCCGACGCGTCAGGACTCACCCTCACGGGGGCCTTGCTGGGCCAAGGAGTTAAGGATTTGGCATCTGTCGCAGCTTCACATGGAGCTGATCGAGTGATTGTGGTAGAAGATGTAGCCCTCAAGGATTATACCACCGGTGCTTACACCTCTGTACTCAACCGAATCATCCGCCAAGAAGATCCCGAGGTGGTCTTCATAGGCAATACAGGAATGGGGAGGGATTTAGCCCCACGTCTTGCCCAACGTTTAGGAGTTGGAAGTGCCTCAGATTGTGTTGCAGTCACAGTAGATTCTACATACAAGCTAATTTTTAGACGTCCTATCTATGCCGGTAAAGCTTATGCAGAAGTAGCAACAGAGGCCCGCCCTATTCTAGCCACCATTCGTCCTAATAGCTTCAGCATTTCTGCATCAAGTCCGGATCGTCAAGCAGAAGTGGTTGAGGAGACCGCAACCATCGATGCTAATGATCTTCAAGCCATCGTCAAGGAAGTGGTCCGGCAAGCTTCTAGCCGCCCGGAATTGACTGATGCCAACATTATTGTTTCTGGCGGACGTGCCATGAAGAATGCGGAGAATTTCCAGCTGCTTGAAGAACTTGCTGATACCATAGGAGCCGCTATAGGAGCTTCCCGAGCAGCTGTGGACTCCGGATATCGTGAGTATAAATATCAAGTGGGTCAAACCGGAAAGACTGTAGCCCCAACTCTTTATATTGCTTGCGGTATTTCAGGCGCTATTCAGCACTTAGCCGGGATGGGCTCCTCCAAGGTTATCGTAGCGATTAATAAGGATCCAGAAGCTAATATCTTTACCGTCGCTGATTATGGCATTGTCGGCGACCTTTATGAGATCGTCCCCTTGCTTACGGAAGAGTTCAAAAAGCAACTAGCCTAA
- a CDS encoding electron transfer flavoprotein subunit beta/FixA family protein, which produces MNILVCLKQTFDTEAKIMINSQGQIDSTGVNLIMNPYDEFAVEEGIRLKEKFGGEVTVLSMGGAKVNEVLRTALAMGADKAVAIQDAALEGSDEWVTAGVLAKAVQAIPFDIILSGRIAIDDGSSQVPTRLAEILGIPSVSSVTELKIEDKNATVTRDIDGGSEVIQVSLPAVITAQKGLNEPRYPSVAGIMKAKKKELKTLTLADLGLSATESLAQGAKMRVLQISLPPARQAGRLIQEDPAQAAAELVNVLMKEAKVI; this is translated from the coding sequence TTGAACATATTGGTTTGTCTAAAACAAACATTCGACACTGAAGCGAAGATCATGATCAATTCGCAAGGCCAAATCGACTCTACAGGAGTAAATCTCATCATGAATCCCTATGATGAATTTGCAGTGGAAGAGGGAATTCGTCTTAAAGAAAAGTTCGGTGGCGAAGTCACAGTATTGAGCATGGGTGGAGCAAAAGTCAATGAAGTCTTGCGCACAGCTCTAGCTATGGGGGCGGATAAAGCGGTTGCTATTCAAGATGCTGCTTTAGAAGGCAGCGATGAATGGGTTACTGCCGGGGTGCTCGCCAAAGCAGTTCAAGCCATTCCCTTCGATATTATCCTGTCGGGGCGGATTGCTATCGATGATGGATCAAGCCAAGTGCCCACTCGACTTGCTGAGATACTGGGTATTCCATCCGTATCATCCGTCACAGAGCTGAAGATTGAAGACAAAAATGCTACGGTTACCCGCGACATAGATGGAGGCAGTGAGGTCATCCAAGTATCCCTTCCCGCAGTGATTACCGCTCAAAAAGGTTTAAATGAACCACGCTATCCATCGGTAGCAGGGATCATGAAAGCTAAGAAAAAAGAACTTAAAACCCTAACCCTCGCCGATCTTGGACTGTCCGCTACTGAATCGTTAGCTCAAGGGGCTAAGATGAGGGTACTTCAGATTAGTTTGCCTCCAGCCCGTCAAGCGGGCCGCCTAATCCAAGAGGATCCTGCCCAGGCCGCCGCGGAGCTGGTCAATGTCTTAATGAAGGAAGCAAAAGTGATTTGA
- a CDS encoding FAD-dependent oxidoreductase: protein MFNDDPLFSPVTIGTMELKNRIVMPAMHLNYCPTGEVTDQLIEFYRARARGGVGLIIVGGCGIDRVGNNMGMIQLDDDCYLPRLQQLVAAIHSEGAKTITQLYQAGRYASSRFTGNQPVAPSPLPSKLTQEIPHELTGEEIKEMIQSFAQAAARTQQAGFDGVEILAGTGYLISEFLSPLTNKRTDEYGGDLPNRMRFALEVVAAIRKAVGPDFPLLARIAGHDFVPGGHTNTEARLFAKALEEAGVDAINVTGGWHETLVPQITMNVPPAAFRYLARGIKEAVSVPVIASNRITSPQLARDILTSGDADLVGMARPLLADPFLPLKAQGFDPSPIRPCVGCNQGCLDHVFRGTPVACLVNAEAGRETEPNEKPASSPKKVLVVGAGPAGLEFARVASLRGHDVTVWEKSNQLGGQINLAGAPPDRRDFHRFTDYLIQVCEAQGVKICRGQEATAENLLAGIEKEGWTDIAIATGALPMDPPFPVMEDAVITQAWDVLAGKETGQNVVIIGGGSVGVETALYLANQGTLDAETLRFLIINQAESIGTLTKLLCQGNKRVTLVEMTKGVGRDLGSSTRWAMLADLKRYQVKVLTHTMVKAVGPDGIRVKSPEGESLIPADMVVSAIGSVANQKLLMDLRDKLPAQVTLYPIGDVIKPAKVLDAVQSAYDVARKL from the coding sequence ATGTTTAATGATGATCCGCTTTTCTCTCCGGTCACGATCGGAACAATGGAGCTAAAAAACCGCATAGTGATGCCAGCCATGCATCTTAATTACTGTCCGACAGGAGAAGTTACTGATCAGCTCATCGAATTCTATCGCGCGCGGGCCCGAGGTGGGGTGGGCTTAATTATCGTCGGTGGATGCGGAATTGATCGAGTCGGCAACAACATGGGAATGATTCAGTTGGATGACGATTGTTACCTTCCTAGGCTACAACAGCTTGTGGCAGCCATCCATAGTGAAGGAGCAAAGACCATCACCCAGCTCTATCAGGCAGGAAGGTATGCCTCCTCACGATTTACCGGCAACCAGCCCGTCGCCCCCTCACCCCTACCTTCTAAACTAACGCAAGAGATTCCTCACGAATTGACCGGGGAAGAAATTAAAGAAATGATTCAAAGTTTCGCCCAAGCTGCTGCCCGTACCCAGCAGGCGGGCTTTGATGGAGTGGAGATTCTTGCTGGGACCGGTTATTTAATCTCTGAATTTCTCTCTCCTTTGACGAACAAGAGGACGGATGAATACGGTGGCGACCTACCCAACCGCATGCGCTTTGCTTTAGAAGTTGTGGCAGCGATTCGAAAAGCCGTAGGCCCTGACTTCCCTTTGCTCGCTCGAATCGCAGGTCATGACTTTGTGCCAGGTGGACATACCAACACAGAGGCACGTCTTTTTGCTAAGGCCTTAGAGGAGGCTGGGGTGGACGCTATCAATGTGACGGGAGGCTGGCATGAGACCTTGGTTCCTCAAATTACCATGAATGTCCCCCCAGCAGCCTTCCGCTATTTGGCTCGGGGCATTAAAGAGGCTGTTTCTGTGCCGGTTATAGCCTCTAATCGTATAACCTCACCTCAGTTAGCTCGAGATATTCTTACTTCTGGGGATGCAGATCTGGTTGGGATGGCAAGGCCACTATTGGCGGATCCCTTTTTACCATTAAAAGCGCAAGGGTTCGATCCCTCACCCATTCGCCCCTGTGTGGGATGCAATCAGGGTTGTTTGGATCATGTCTTTCGAGGAACACCGGTAGCCTGCTTAGTGAATGCAGAAGCCGGACGAGAGACAGAGCCTAATGAAAAACCTGCCTCTTCACCTAAGAAGGTCCTTGTAGTTGGGGCCGGCCCTGCAGGATTAGAATTTGCTCGGGTGGCCAGTCTACGGGGTCATGATGTAACTGTTTGGGAAAAATCCAATCAGCTCGGAGGCCAGATCAATCTCGCCGGTGCGCCGCCCGATCGTCGGGACTTCCATCGCTTTACGGATTATCTGATTCAAGTCTGCGAGGCTCAAGGTGTCAAAATCTGTAGGGGCCAAGAAGCCACTGCGGAGAACCTTTTGGCGGGCATTGAAAAGGAAGGCTGGACCGACATTGCTATTGCCACCGGTGCTCTGCCGATGGATCCTCCCTTCCCCGTGATGGAAGATGCAGTCATTACCCAAGCTTGGGATGTACTAGCCGGAAAAGAGACGGGTCAGAACGTCGTTATCATCGGCGGTGGCTCGGTAGGGGTGGAAACCGCTCTTTACCTGGCTAACCAAGGGACCTTGGATGCGGAAACCCTCCGTTTTCTTATCATCAATCAAGCAGAAAGCATAGGGACTTTGACTAAGCTTCTTTGCCAAGGAAATAAGCGGGTCACTTTAGTGGAAATGACCAAGGGCGTCGGACGTGACCTGGGCTCGAGCACCCGCTGGGCGATGCTGGCCGATCTGAAGCGTTACCAGGTTAAGGTATTGACCCATACAATGGTCAAAGCCGTTGGTCCTGATGGCATCAGGGTCAAGAGCCCCGAGGGAGAAAGTCTGATCCCCGCTGATATGGTGGTCTCCGCTATTGGCTCGGTCGCTAATCAAAAGCTTTTGATGGATCTCCGAGATAAGCTCCCAGCTCAAGTGACCTTATATCCAATCGGCGATGTGATTAAGCCAGCTAAAGTGCTGGATGCCGTCCAATCTGCCTATGATGTGGCTCGGAAGCTGTAA
- the hcp gene encoding hydroxylamine reductase has translation MSMFCFQCQETAKGTGCTIKGVCGKTADVSNLQDLLIYVLRGIAIHSLQARELGIVRQDVDKFVMESLFATITNANFDNASFVARVREGLALRESLKQDILEAGGVLPANLHDSATWTSDSAVEFDQKAAQVGILATENEDVRSLRELIIYGLKGMAAYAEHAFALGYDDNSIFAFMMKGLAATTDDTLSADQLVALVLETGKYGVDVMALLDKANTTTYGHPELTKVNIGVRNNPAILISGHDLKDLEELLIQTEGTGVDVYTHGEMLPAHYYPAFKKYDHFVGNYGNAWWKQDKEFDSFNGAILLTTNCLVPPKDSYKNRLFTTSVVGYEGVKHIPAREEGKTKDFSAIVELAKTLPAPTEIETGEIVGGFAHNQIFAVADKVVEAVKSGALKRFFVMAGCDGRMKSRDYYTEFAKAIPKDTVILTAGCAKYKYNKLDLGDIGGIPRVLDAGQCNDSYSLAVVALKLKEIFGLDDVNKLPISYNIAWHEQKAVIVLLALLYLGVKDIHLGPTLPGFLSPNVVKVLVENFGIAGINTVEDDIKLFMGA, from the coding sequence ATGAGTATGTTCTGTTTTCAATGTCAAGAGACCGCTAAAGGTACAGGCTGTACAATCAAAGGGGTATGTGGCAAGACTGCTGATGTTTCCAATTTACAAGACCTTCTGATTTATGTCTTAAGGGGAATTGCTATTCACAGTCTGCAAGCTCGTGAATTGGGAATTGTTCGTCAGGACGTAGACAAGTTTGTCATGGAAAGCTTATTCGCTACTATTACCAACGCTAACTTTGATAACGCTAGTTTCGTAGCTCGGGTTCGTGAAGGGCTAGCCCTTAGAGAAAGCTTAAAGCAAGATATTCTCGAAGCAGGCGGCGTGTTGCCTGCAAACCTTCATGATTCAGCTACTTGGACTTCTGATTCTGCAGTAGAATTCGATCAAAAAGCTGCCCAAGTCGGTATTTTAGCCACTGAAAACGAAGATGTTCGTTCCCTCCGTGAATTGATTATCTACGGGCTCAAAGGAATGGCAGCCTATGCTGAACATGCTTTTGCACTCGGATATGATGATAACAGTATCTTTGCCTTCATGATGAAAGGCTTAGCTGCAACCACTGACGACACACTCTCAGCAGATCAATTGGTGGCCCTGGTCCTCGAGACAGGCAAATATGGGGTGGATGTCATGGCTCTTCTCGACAAAGCCAACACCACAACCTACGGTCACCCTGAACTTACCAAAGTCAATATCGGAGTCCGTAACAACCCAGCAATCCTCATCAGTGGTCACGACCTCAAAGACTTAGAAGAGCTCTTGATTCAAACAGAGGGTACCGGGGTGGATGTTTACACTCATGGCGAAATGCTTCCTGCTCACTATTATCCTGCTTTCAAGAAGTATGATCACTTCGTAGGTAACTACGGCAATGCTTGGTGGAAACAAGATAAAGAATTTGATTCCTTCAATGGTGCAATCTTGCTCACTACCAACTGTTTAGTACCTCCTAAGGATTCTTATAAAAACCGTCTCTTCACCACCAGTGTTGTGGGTTACGAAGGAGTAAAACACATTCCTGCACGTGAAGAAGGTAAAACAAAAGACTTCTCTGCAATCGTTGAATTGGCTAAGACACTACCTGCTCCTACAGAAATTGAAACAGGAGAAATCGTCGGTGGATTTGCTCATAATCAAATCTTTGCCGTCGCTGATAAAGTAGTCGAAGCTGTAAAATCCGGAGCCCTCAAGCGTTTCTTCGTTATGGCCGGCTGTGATGGACGGATGAAGAGCCGTGATTACTATACAGAATTTGCTAAAGCTATTCCTAAAGATACCGTAATCCTTACCGCCGGTTGTGCAAAATACAAATACAATAAGCTTGACCTAGGAGATATCGGTGGTATTCCTAGAGTCTTAGACGCTGGACAATGTAACGACTCTTATTCCTTAGCTGTAGTAGCCCTCAAGCTCAAAGAGATCTTTGGTCTTGACGATGTTAATAAGCTTCCTATCTCCTACAATATTGCTTGGCATGAGCAAAAGGCAGTTATTGTACTCCTAGCCCTGCTCTATCTAGGTGTGAAGGATATCCACTTAGGACCCACCTTGCCTGGATTCCTCTCACCTAATGTAGTAAAAGTACTCGTTGAAAACTTCGGTATCGCCGGTATCAATACCGTCGAAGACGACATCAAACTCTTCATGGGTGCCTAA
- a CDS encoding xanthine dehydrogenase family protein molybdopterin-binding subunit: MKIVGKGSPKIDGMAIATGRPVYTEDLAPKDALVIKILRSPYAFARIKSIDTSRAEALEGVECVFTYQDVPGIRFTLAGQSYPEPSPYDRLILDEIVRYVGDEVAIVAAVDERTALNALKRIKVQYEVLEPVLDPEKAIDHPSIIHPEDNLHLNFDIGMTKERNIISYQKVEAGEEMEEALRQCDVVVEETVYTQAQSQAMMETFRASSYLDHANRLVITSSTQVPFHIRRQIARAFSIPASRVRVIKPRIGGGFGAKQTGCCEVFSALVTLKTGKPSIIVYDRTEVFNSSTSRHAMKMKLRLGADKDGMIRAYDLEVLSDGGAYGEHSSTTLGCVGEKTMSLYNKTKAVRFTGTAVYTNKQPGGAFRGYGATQGTMALETAVNKLAAELQMDPAELRLKNVIQEGETSLVYNGKVIKSTTLKDCIRKGKELIGWDQKYPRQVLSNGKIRAVGMAVTQQGSGIAGIDTASAQIRLNDEGSYNLLIGSTDMGTGSDTILSQMAAEILETTMDQIAVYAGDTDTSPYDPGSYASSTTYVTGMAVVQAAEELKEKILTQGARYMDRNSAEVEFNGQEVVTLDGKTSITLEKIAELNVLGSGRHQLVGHATYGSPVSPPPYMVGFAEIEVDPLTGKVEPIDFVAVIDCGTVINPKLARIQAEGGLVQGIGMALYEEVRYDSKGKMHTNDFMQYKIPTRKDVGNIRVHFVESYEPTGPFGAKSIGEVVANTPPPAIAHAVFNATGFRVAELPITPEKVFLGQG, translated from the coding sequence ATGAAGATAGTAGGAAAGGGTAGTCCCAAAATCGATGGCATGGCCATCGCCACAGGACGTCCCGTATATACAGAGGATTTAGCACCTAAGGATGCCCTTGTGATTAAGATTCTTCGCAGTCCTTATGCCTTTGCCCGCATCAAATCCATCGATACCAGCCGTGCAGAGGCCCTCGAAGGGGTAGAATGTGTCTTTACCTATCAAGATGTGCCTGGGATTCGTTTTACCTTAGCGGGTCAATCCTATCCGGAACCCTCCCCCTATGATCGCTTGATTTTGGATGAAATCGTTCGTTACGTGGGGGATGAAGTGGCGATTGTGGCTGCCGTCGACGAGAGAACGGCTCTCAACGCCCTGAAGCGCATCAAGGTCCAATATGAAGTCTTGGAACCAGTGTTAGATCCGGAAAAAGCGATCGATCATCCTTCCATCATTCATCCTGAAGACAATTTACACTTGAATTTTGATATCGGCATGACCAAAGAACGCAACATCATCTCCTATCAAAAAGTCGAAGCGGGAGAAGAGATGGAAGAAGCCTTAAGGCAGTGTGACGTGGTAGTTGAGGAAACGGTCTATACTCAAGCCCAATCTCAAGCCATGATGGAAACCTTTCGTGCCTCCAGTTACCTAGATCATGCCAATCGCCTAGTGATTACCTCCTCCACCCAGGTACCCTTTCATATTCGCCGGCAAATAGCTCGGGCGTTTAGCATACCGGCCAGTCGTGTGCGTGTGATAAAGCCCCGGATTGGCGGAGGCTTCGGAGCGAAACAAACCGGTTGCTGCGAAGTGTTTTCGGCGCTTGTCACCCTGAAAACCGGCAAGCCCTCCATCATCGTCTATGATCGTACAGAAGTCTTTAACAGCTCGACCAGTCGTCACGCCATGAAAATGAAGCTGCGTCTGGGTGCGGACAAGGACGGCATGATTCGTGCTTACGATCTGGAGGTTCTTTCCGATGGCGGAGCGTATGGTGAGCACTCCTCCACTACCCTAGGTTGTGTGGGCGAAAAGACCATGTCCCTTTACAACAAGACCAAGGCTGTTCGCTTCACCGGAACCGCGGTCTATACGAATAAGCAGCCAGGTGGAGCTTTTCGTGGTTATGGCGCAACCCAAGGGACCATGGCCTTGGAAACAGCGGTCAATAAGCTGGCCGCCGAGCTTCAGATGGATCCAGCAGAACTTCGTTTGAAGAACGTGATCCAAGAGGGAGAAACCTCTCTCGTCTATAATGGCAAGGTCATCAAGAGTACAACCCTCAAGGATTGCATACGTAAAGGGAAGGAACTTATCGGTTGGGATCAAAAATACCCACGCCAGGTTCTCAGCAATGGGAAAATTCGCGCCGTCGGCATGGCGGTGACTCAACAAGGCTCAGGAATCGCCGGGATCGATACCGCTTCAGCCCAAATACGTTTAAATGACGAGGGAAGCTATAACCTCCTAATAGGTTCTACGGACATGGGGACAGGCAGCGATACCATCCTCAGTCAAATGGCAGCCGAAATTTTGGAGACAACCATGGATCAAATCGCTGTCTATGCCGGAGATACGGATACATCCCCTTATGATCCCGGTTCCTATGCTTCCAGCACCACTTATGTGACCGGCATGGCAGTGGTGCAAGCTGCCGAAGAGTTAAAGGAGAAAATCCTCACCCAGGGTGCCCGGTATATGGATAGGAATTCCGCTGAAGTGGAATTTAACGGGCAAGAAGTGGTCACTTTGGACGGCAAGACAAGCATCACCCTTGAGAAAATTGCTGAGCTCAATGTACTTGGCTCAGGTCGCCATCAGTTGGTGGGTCACGCGACTTATGGCAGCCCCGTCTCGCCACCCCCTTATATGGTAGGGTTTGCGGAGATAGAAGTGGATCCTCTGACGGGCAAAGTGGAACCCATAGATTTTGTCGCCGTCATCGACTGCGGTACGGTCATCAACCCCAAGCTGGCTCGCATCCAAGCCGAAGGGGGCTTAGTCCAAGGTATTGGCATGGCACTCTATGAAGAAGTCCGCTATGACAGCAAGGGAAAAATGCACACGAATGATTTTATGCAATATAAAATCCCCACCCGCAAAGACGTAGGTAATATTCGCGTTCACTTTGTCGAAAGCTACGAACCCACCGGACCCTTCGGAGCCAAATCCATCGGTGAAGTCGTCGCCAACACCCCACCCCCAGCCATCGCCCACGCTGTATTTAATGCAACCGGCTTCAGAGTTGCAGAACTACCCATCACACCCGAAAAAGTATTTCTCGGACAGGGATAG
- a CDS encoding (2Fe-2S)-binding protein has protein sequence MDIEVTLNGKKIILQGKKDEFLADTLRAHGQLSIRKGCNTTCCGLCTVWIDGKPTLSCAYLTLRAEGKNITTIEGVKEEAEAFAKVLVEEGAEQCGFCSPGFIMTVLAMKNELSNPTEDEIIHYLTGNLCRCTGYMGQLRAIKKYLGVA, from the coding sequence ATGGACATTGAAGTAACCCTTAATGGTAAGAAAATAATCCTACAAGGGAAAAAAGACGAGTTTCTCGCCGATACCCTCCGTGCCCATGGCCAGCTAAGCATTCGCAAAGGGTGTAATACCACCTGTTGCGGATTGTGCACGGTCTGGATTGACGGGAAACCTACTCTATCCTGTGCATACCTCACCTTGAGAGCCGAAGGGAAGAATATTACCACTATTGAAGGAGTAAAGGAAGAGGCAGAAGCCTTTGCCAAGGTCTTAGTGGAAGAAGGAGCGGAGCAATGCGGCTTCTGCAGTCCTGGCTTTATTATGACCGTCTTGGCTATGAAGAATGAGCTGTCAAACCCAACCGAGGATGAGATTATCCACTATTTAACCGGTAATCTCTGCCGATGTACCGGCTATATGGGCCAATTGCGTGCCATCAAAAAATACCTGGGGGTGGCCTAA
- a CDS encoding FAD binding domain-containing protein, whose product MLTIRDIAQPETLTEAYQILTKQRTNTVLGGCAFLRLGSKRIGIGIDLAKLNLDQITEEDDTIRLGAMTTLRQIETHPLLKESFCGVLPKAVSNIIGVQFRNGVTIGGTVFSKYGFSDPITALLALNAEVDLVKVGRLPLEEFLARPREKDILTHVIIPKQAQIASYQNLRISASDYPVLTASVAKKGEDWRIIVGARPQVAKLASKASAQLTQAYAQAKLDLLTVAGEKNEVLEGILDQMSQELSFGSNARGSATYRQGIAKVLVKQGIQEVLAWTLK is encoded by the coding sequence GTGTTAACTATACGAGATATCGCACAACCTGAGACCTTGACAGAAGCGTATCAAATACTTACCAAGCAAAGGACCAACACTGTCCTAGGTGGTTGCGCTTTTTTACGTCTGGGTTCCAAACGAATCGGGATCGGCATTGATTTAGCCAAATTAAATCTCGACCAAATCACGGAAGAAGATGACACCATTAGGCTAGGGGCGATGACGACCCTGCGTCAGATCGAAACCCATCCTTTATTGAAAGAATCTTTCTGTGGAGTTTTGCCCAAGGCCGTGAGCAATATCATCGGCGTTCAGTTCCGCAATGGCGTGACTATCGGCGGCACCGTGTTTTCTAAGTACGGTTTTTCTGATCCAATCACTGCACTTTTAGCCTTGAATGCTGAAGTGGATTTAGTCAAGGTGGGACGCTTGCCCCTAGAGGAATTCCTAGCAAGACCCCGCGAAAAAGACATTTTAACCCATGTGATCATTCCTAAGCAAGCGCAGATCGCCTCTTATCAGAACCTGCGTATTTCAGCCAGTGATTATCCCGTGCTCACCGCGTCTGTAGCTAAAAAAGGAGAAGATTGGCGTATCATCGTCGGCGCACGACCCCAAGTGGCAAAGCTAGCGAGCAAAGCCTCTGCGCAGCTTACTCAAGCCTATGCCCAAGCAAAGCTCGATCTCCTTACGGTTGCAGGAGAGAAAAATGAAGTTCTTGAGGGTATCCTCGATCAAATGAGTCAAGAATTAAGCTTTGGCTCCAATGCCCGCGGATCAGCGACCTACCGCCAAGGGATAGCTAAAGTCTTAGTTAAGCAGGGGATTCAGGAGGTGTTAGCATGGACATTGAAGTAA
- the yqeB gene encoding selenium-dependent molybdenum cofactor biosynthesis protein YqeB: MMTPRNVADSPIVLIRGAGEQASGVGWALHKAGFRVVMTEIAQPLMVRWPVCFGTAILEGSWEVEGIQGIHLDSPLECPRVWQQGKIPILVDPDLKHLPQIRPDVLVDAIMAKRNLGTTIDWAPLTIGMGPGFCAGKDVHKVLETMRGHNLGRLLNSGYGEPNTGIPEAVMGYTKERVLYAPVAGIFEAKRRIGEEVRAGDILGLIHQGEQATPVQGNLSGVVRGLLRSGTTIVMDESSDVRIKVGDIDPRFIEEYCWTVSDKARTLGTSVLLGIIEWMNGGK, from the coding sequence ATGATGACTCCTAGAAATGTAGCCGATTCACCCATTGTCCTCATTCGCGGAGCGGGGGAGCAAGCCAGTGGAGTGGGATGGGCTTTGCATAAAGCAGGCTTCCGAGTGGTCATGACCGAGATAGCGCAACCCTTAATGGTACGCTGGCCCGTGTGCTTTGGCACGGCTATCCTCGAAGGATCTTGGGAGGTCGAAGGAATCCAAGGAATTCACCTCGATTCTCCTCTAGAATGTCCGAGGGTCTGGCAACAAGGGAAAATTCCGATCCTTGTTGATCCGGACTTAAAGCACCTTCCGCAGATTCGCCCCGATGTTTTAGTGGATGCTATTATGGCCAAACGCAATCTAGGAACAACGATTGACTGGGCACCGCTAACCATCGGCATGGGACCGGGTTTCTGTGCCGGCAAAGATGTACACAAGGTGCTGGAAACCATGCGCGGTCATAACTTAGGGCGCCTGCTCAATTCCGGTTACGGCGAACCAAATACAGGTATTCCCGAAGCGGTCATGGGTTATACCAAGGAAAGAGTTCTTTATGCACCGGTGGCGGGCATCTTCGAAGCCAAGCGCAGAATTGGGGAAGAGGTCCGAGCGGGAGATATCTTGGGACTGATTCATCAAGGAGAGCAAGCGACCCCGGTTCAAGGGAATCTGAGTGGTGTCGTACGAGGATTACTACGCTCGGGAACCACCATCGTAATGGATGAAAGTAGTGATGTTCGCATCAAAGTCGGGGATATAGATCCCCGTTTTATAGAAGAATACTGTTGGACAGTTTCCGATAAAGCTCGAACCCTAGGAACTTCTGTTTTATTGGGCATTATAGAGTGGATGAATGGGGGCAAATAA
- a CDS encoding XdhC family protein — translation MDHKVIVAISQLKGEKAVLATIVSTKGSTPRKAGAQVLFFQDGRTIGTIGGGCGEAEARGHALNALQRKEPLLIQVDLTHEIAEQEGMVCGGKMDIFLEPLIGS, via the coding sequence TTGGACCATAAAGTCATTGTCGCAATCAGTCAATTAAAGGGAGAGAAAGCTGTATTAGCCACGATAGTGAGCACGAAAGGTTCCACCCCGAGGAAAGCAGGAGCTCAAGTCCTCTTTTTCCAAGATGGAAGGACTATCGGTACTATTGGTGGGGGTTGCGGGGAAGCTGAGGCCCGTGGTCACGCCTTAAACGCTCTACAAAGGAAAGAACCGCTTCTGATCCAAGTGGACTTAACTCATGAAATTGCTGAACAGGAGGGCATGGTTTGCGGAGGAAAGATGGATATCTTTCTTGAACCACTCATAGGTTCCTGA